The genomic DNA CGAGGCCAGGCTGTCGAGCGTGGGCATCAACCGCGCCTCGATGCGGCGGTTGGCCCACAGCAGGCGCTGCGCGAACGGCGACAGCTGGGTGCCCTGGCGACGGTTGGTGATCAGCAGCTGGGTGCCGAAGATGCCTTCGAAGCGGCGCAGCACGCCCCAGGCGTGCCGGTATGACAGATCACAGGCGCGACAGGCGCCGGCGATGTTGCCGGTGGCGTCGATGGCGGCCAGCAGCGCCAGCATGTCCTGCAGCGGCACGGGGGCGCCGTCGTCTCCACCCAAGGTCCATTGCGGCCGCAGGCCGATTCGGAACTTATATGTCATTTATTTCTTATTGAAGGCGATTAATTACCTGTTTAGAGTACACAAATAACGCGAGGCACGGGAATTTTATATGTTTTTCTTTGCATATAAATCACCCTGACCTCCCATCACAACAGCCCCCCACCCTACGGGGCCCAGCACTACTGGAGGAGACCGCCATGCGCCAGCGCGAGGCAAAATCCGATCTGGCTTCCACCGGCGGCGCCCGTGGCGGCGCGTTGGCGTTGGACGCCGCCCAGGCGTCCGCCAGCCCGGCGGTGGCGGCCACCGCCCGCATCCTGGCGCGCCTGAAGGACCAGCCCGGCCCCCTGTTGCCGGTGCTGCACGCGGTGCAGCACGAACTGGGCTGTATTCCGGCCGAGGCGGTGCAGACCATCGCCGAGGCCCTGAACCTGTCGCGCGCCGAAGTCCACGGCGTCATCACCTTCTACCCCCATTTCCGCAGCGAACCCGCCGGGCGCCACACGCTGGAAGTGTGCCGCGCCGAGTCCTGCCAGGCGATGGGCGGCGAACAACTGGCCGCCCATGCGCGCCAGGCGTTGGGCTGTGATTTCCATGCCAGCACGCGCGACGGCGACTTCACGCTGGAGCCGGTGTACTGCCTGGGCCTGTGCGCCCAGTCGCCGGCGGTGATGCTGGACGGCCAGCCGCACGCACGCGTCACGCCGACCAAGCTCGACCGCCTGCTGCATCGCGCGCGGGAGGCCGGCCAATGAGCGCCCCCACCCTGATCTACGTGCCGCGCGACGCCGCGGCGCTGGCCATGGACGCCGACGCCGTGGCCGCCGCCATCGAACTGGCCGCCGACGAACGCGGCCTGGCCGTGCAAGTGGTGCGCAACGGCTCGCGCGGCCTGCTGTGGCTGGAACCGCTGGTCGAGATCGCCACGCCCCAGGGCCGCCTGGCCTACGGGCCGGTGCAGCCCGAGGACGTGCCGGCGCTGTTCGACGCCGGCTGGCTGACGGGCGGCGCGCATCCGCTGGGCCTGGGCCTGACCGAGGAGATTCCTTATCTCAAGCAGCAGGAACGCCTGACCTTCGCCCGCGTCGGCGTGATCGATCCGCTGTCGCTGCAGGACTACGCCGCGCACGGCGGCCTGCAGGGCCTGAAGCGCGCGCTGGCCATGGAGCCCGCCGCCATCGTCGAAGAGATGGTCACGTCGGGCCTGCGCGGACGCGGCGGCGCGGCCTTTCCCACCGGCATCAAGTGGAAGACCGTGCTGGGGTCGCCGGCCGACCGCAAGTACATCGTCTGCAATGCCGACGAGGGCGATTCGGGCACCTTCGCCGATCGCCTGCTGATGGAAGGCGACCCCTACGTGCTGATCGAGGGCATGACCATCGCCGGCCTGGCGGTGGACGCGACCTACGGCTACATCTACGTGCGTTCCGAATACCCGCACGCCATCGCCACGCTGGAGGCCGCCATCGAACGGGCGCGCGACGTCGGCTGGCTGGGCGACGACGTGCACGGCAGCGGCCGCCGCTTCGACCTGGAAGTGCGCAAGGGCGCCGGCGCCTATATCTGCGGCGAGGAAACCTCGCTGCTGGAGAGCATCGAGGGCAAGCGCGGCGTGGTGCGCGCCAAGCCGCCGCTGCCGGCGATCGCGGGCCTGTTCGGCAAGCCCACCGTGATCAACAACGTGATCTCGCTGGCCACCGTGCCGATCATCCTGGCCAAGGGCGCGGCCTATTACCGCGACTACGGCGTGGGCCGCTCGCACGGCACGCTGCCGTTCCAGCTGGCCGGCAACCTCAAGCAGGGCGGGCTGGTGGAAAAGGCCTTCGGCCTGAGCCTGCGCGACCTGCTCTACACCTTCGGCGGCGGCAGCGCCTCGGGCCGGCCACTGCGCGCGGTGCAGGTCGGCGGCCCGCTGGGCGCCTACCTGCCGGAATCGCAGTGGGACGTGCCGCTGGACTACGAAGCCTATGTCCAGATCTC from Achromobacter xylosoxidans includes the following:
- a CDS encoding formate dehydrogenase subunit gamma translates to MRQREAKSDLASTGGARGGALALDAAQASASPAVAATARILARLKDQPGPLLPVLHAVQHELGCIPAEAVQTIAEALNLSRAEVHGVITFYPHFRSEPAGRHTLEVCRAESCQAMGGEQLAAHARQALGCDFHASTRDGDFTLEPVYCLGLCAQSPAVMLDGQPHARVTPTKLDRLLHRAREAGQ
- a CDS encoding formate dehydrogenase beta subunit is translated as MSAPTLIYVPRDAAALAMDADAVAAAIELAADERGLAVQVVRNGSRGLLWLEPLVEIATPQGRLAYGPVQPEDVPALFDAGWLTGGAHPLGLGLTEEIPYLKQQERLTFARVGVIDPLSLQDYAAHGGLQGLKRALAMEPAAIVEEMVTSGLRGRGGAAFPTGIKWKTVLGSPADRKYIVCNADEGDSGTFADRLLMEGDPYVLIEGMTIAGLAVDATYGYIYVRSEYPHAIATLEAAIERARDVGWLGDDVHGSGRRFDLEVRKGAGAYICGEETSLLESIEGKRGVVRAKPPLPAIAGLFGKPTVINNVISLATVPIILAKGAAYYRDYGVGRSHGTLPFQLAGNLKQGGLVEKAFGLSLRDLLYTFGGGSASGRPLRAVQVGGPLGAYLPESQWDVPLDYEAYVQISAMIGHGGLVAFDDSVDMARMARYAMEFCAIESCGKCTPCRIGSTRGVETIDKITAGGPGREQQVHLLRDLCDTMLGGSLCALGGMAPYPVLSALNHFPQDFGIESAQSAAHPA